The following proteins are co-located in the Eriocheir sinensis breed Jianghai 21 chromosome 34, ASM2467909v1, whole genome shotgun sequence genome:
- the LOC127007178 gene encoding putative uncharacterized protein DDB_G0274435, protein MRSSWSGKSRSSWSGKSRSSWSGKSRSSRSRSSWWQSRSSWSGKAGAAGAEQLERQKQEQLEWQKQEQLEWQKQEQLEWQKQEQLERQKQEQLERQKQEQLERQKQEQLERQKQEQLERQKQEQLERQKQEQLERQKEEQLERQKQEQLERQKQEQLERQKQEQEERQKQEQLERQKRTHMHTHTGFSLST, encoded by the exons ATGAGGAGCAGCTGGAGCGGCAAAAGCAGGAGCAGCTGGAGCGGCAAAAGCAGGAGCAGCTGGAGCGGCAaaagcaggagcagcaggagcaggagcagctgGTGGCAAAGCAGGAGCAGCTGGAGTGGCAAAGCAGGAGCAGCTGGAGCG GAGCAGCTGGAGCGGCAAAAGCAGGAGCAGCTGGAGTGGCAAAAGCAGGAGCAGCTGGAGTGGCAAAAGCAGGAGCAGCTGGAGTGGCAAAAGCAGGAGCAGCTGGAGCGGCAAAAGCAGGAGCAGCTGGAGCGGCAAAAGCAGGAGCAGCTGGAGCGGCAAAAGCAGGAGCAGCTGGAGCGGCAAAAGCAGGAGCAGCTGGAGCGGCAAAAGCAGGAGCAGCTGGAGCGGCAAAAGCAGGAGCAGCTGGAGCGGCAAAAGGAGGAGCAGCTGGAGCGGCAAAAGCAGGAGCAGCTGGAGCGGCAAAAGCAGGAGCAGCTGGAGCGGcaaaagcaggagcaggaggagcggcAAAAGCAGGAGCAGCTGGAGCGGCAAAAGCgcacgcacatgcacacgcacacaggcTTCAGTTTGTCTACATGA
- the LOC127007180 gene encoding UPF0746 protein DDB_G0281095-like, which translates to MVSHKTARGGIGPRNTVVAQERDPSPHMEQQERQKQEQLERQKQEQLERQKQEQLERQKQEQLERQKQEQEERQKQEQEERQKQEQLERQKQEQLERQKQEQQERQKQEQLERQKQEQLERQKQEQLRQRQKQEQEERQKQEQLERQKQEQLERQKQEQEERQKQEQLERQK; encoded by the exons ATGGTGAGCCACAAGACAGCACGCGGCGGGATTGGACCACGCAACACCGTAGTGGCGCAAGAAAGGGATCCCTCCCCTCACATG gagcagcaggagcGGCAAAAGCAGGAGCAGCTGGAGCGGCAAAAGCAGGAGCAGCTGGAGCGGCAAAAGCAGGAGCAGCTGGAGCGGCAAAAGCAGGAGCAGCTGGAGCGGcaaaagcaggagcaggaggagcggcaaaagcaggagcaggaggagcggcAAAAGCAGGAGCAGCTGGAGCGGCAAAAGCAGGAGCAGCTGGAGCGGCAaaagcaggagcagcaggagcGGCAAAAGCAGGAGCAGCTGGAGCGGCAAAAGCAGGAGCAGCTGGAGCGGCAAAAGCAGGAGCAGCTGAGGCAGCGGcaaaagcaggagcaggaggagcggcAAAAGCAGGAGCAGCTGGAGCGGCAAAAGCAGGAGCAGCTGGAGCGGcaaaagcaggagcaggaggagcggcAAAAGCAGGAGCAGCTGGAGCGGCAAAAGTAG